One region of Actinomycetes bacterium genomic DNA includes:
- a CDS encoding glycosyltransferase yields MSVTVLMNAGPWLEVPPRNYGGIENMIACLIPELRRRGVRVLLCTVGGSTIEVEGRHASFPEGQFRHLGAAYGQVVGITHAHMLHVLDELGRYPEVDLIHDHLEVVGPSVLAALGPEAPPVLQTLHWDLRKHPSFYAGFDGRGRVFFNCVSESQRRNAPPALRAQTLGVVHLAVPVEAYEFQPAKGDRFLTLGRFTHAKGVDTAARLCKELGLPVDMAGPVGGVPGPDQLFGALDDAGSPLHDYADVRYYLDAVRPFEDGERIRWIGTVGGARKQALVGVAKAVLMPIRWDEPGGTAAIEALACGTPVIALRRGALAEIVEHGVNGFLADDEDDFARWMQRAGEIDPRACRRSVEERFSAPAMADAYLRLYEQVLARTGRLPV; encoded by the coding sequence ATGAGCGTCACCGTACTGATGAACGCCGGCCCGTGGCTCGAGGTACCGCCCCGCAACTATGGCGGCATCGAGAACATGATCGCCTGCCTGATCCCGGAACTGCGCCGGCGCGGCGTCCGCGTGCTGCTCTGCACGGTCGGCGGGTCGACGATCGAGGTCGAGGGCAGGCACGCGTCGTTCCCGGAGGGCCAGTTCCGCCACCTGGGCGCCGCCTACGGACAGGTCGTCGGCATCACCCACGCCCACATGCTGCACGTCCTGGACGAGCTCGGGCGCTACCCGGAGGTCGATCTGATCCACGACCACCTCGAGGTGGTGGGCCCGAGCGTGCTGGCCGCGCTCGGCCCGGAGGCCCCGCCGGTCCTGCAGACGCTCCACTGGGACCTGCGCAAGCACCCGAGCTTCTACGCCGGGTTCGACGGCAGGGGCCGGGTGTTCTTCAACTGCGTCTCGGAGTCCCAGCGCCGCAACGCGCCCCCCGCCCTGCGGGCACAGACCCTCGGGGTCGTGCACCTCGCCGTCCCGGTCGAGGCATACGAGTTCCAGCCGGCCAAGGGCGACCGCTTCCTCACCCTTGGCCGTTTCACCCACGCCAAGGGCGTCGACACCGCTGCCCGCCTGTGCAAGGAGCTGGGCCTGCCCGTCGACATGGCCGGGCCGGTCGGGGGCGTCCCAGGCCCCGACCAGCTCTTCGGCGCCCTGGACGACGCGGGCAGCCCACTGCACGACTACGCGGACGTGCGCTACTACCTCGACGCCGTGCGCCCGTTCGAGGACGGCGAGCGCATCCGGTGGATCGGGACCGTCGGCGGCGCCCGGAAGCAGGCCCTGGTCGGCGTGGCCAAGGCGGTGCTCATGCCGATCAGGTGGGACGAGCCGGGCGGTACCGCGGCCATCGAGGCGCTCGCCTGCGGCACGCCGGTGATCGCCCTGCGGCGCGGCGCCCTGGCCGAGATCGTCGAGCACGGGGTGAACGGGTTCCTCGCCGACGACGAGGACGACTTCGCCCGGTGGATGCAACGGGCGGGCGAGATCGACCCGCGGGCGTGCCGGCGGTCGGTCGAGGAGCGC